The Epinephelus lanceolatus isolate andai-2023 chromosome 14, ASM4190304v1, whole genome shotgun sequence genome has a window encoding:
- the cpap gene encoding centrosomal P4.1-associated protein, whose protein sequence is MSSSAGLQYSQTDFLARWMPSSSRAGVILSPCPDLAGSLRHVPAMGAPSMKPDDSFASDFAPLPASADSSCIDVDGGKAGTDRPVNCLTSVPLGDSDGELDSLEEMASTSQDLPLMMKLEQLRKWQQHIQEQLKAHQLEELLRLQEEQQRLLGMVNGSPQCTEDDTETTGLPGAEWGDNSLQGANHHRETMYSPTLNCLGVPQGSTSGLRHEQELSSAGRQARLRRSQNCEVVENEDEGSWSSRGDDEEQSADMSRFHKHDNNVIPSNGVALTEDFREADKVLHDRPIKPGIGGQKKTFEELLEEELRLEEQRLKSARQQQSQDGVEAASQAPPKKPFLKRGEGLSRFTNNHKTSLPKIDVKKDPKPRQARVMSRSNSEPTAIQRGGTNGVQRLPVQRKTATLNHENRMRGLSSPPQDIRAESKAARTKVLGSHQRQNTEGPESIQTETKQHQLGQVKEQNHRKLSLSAQVTRNPGPNTQTKPVTKQVGMLRGPERNDAAREKSCGSRVESTQGITESGGGGDRAPQDSFELSFQEKLQRWDCDRQLESMELGEFELLEQAAEELSFSSNSSFVIKVLQMDQLAAARGLHLRRLSSTPIKSPPRGARQRCSSSSSNSSGGLACKSSSVTSDAIVVKMRDDALKNKVSVEDKDKQDSGTEDKHENYDVSSSGGSEPEDQEVAVRPPVFPSTLCFPAQSNPPYDKRSYQDGDSCRDSASDVTRGDGGERDSVLSHADESTLIEDKDGQQGRVVFDDDDTWNDLEDAAVSAASDSRGVSPVSKATANGISPPARTLLRKVAVSKVVELDKGTDPPASSSSPPPASQLMTRLFPSLKPKTQNAPLPPPPAASAAPESKKPEEETGQQVQSRLLRERLAELEIEIERFKKENAALAKLRQENEKHQENFRKERLEFEQMKAEELAKFEEYKKEENRKLQKERKLFEKHASAARAMPDKKEREEIQALKQQLSSLQEELRGRESRWASTHSRLRQQIDSLSQENSSLRDEIRMLEKLRLSAWKKNPVTTASLKDKETKDPGPRISETNVTSVTKGVKFASPLDSRGRSNSCSPPQSSTAAATRGSSKENCQGAAAVMKSSLRRPARSVSSSSSLPGRRTEERSPPASTSQDTPPNQEHSHNCSPARQDINAALSSLRRDSPPKEPECSETESVQEVITHPDGKIENVLASGDRLIMFPNGTKKEVSADGLMVKVTFFNGDTKEVTADQRVIYFYADAQTTHITYPDGMEVLHFPNNQTEKHFPDGRKEITFPDQTVKNLFPNGREESVLTDGTIIQVNPDGTKEIHFNTGQKEIHTADYKRREYPDGTVKTVYTDGRQETRYPTGRLRIKDKDGNVIVDNRA, encoded by the exons ATGTCATCGTCAGCCGGGCTCCAGTACTCCCAGACAGACTTCTTGGCCCGGTGGATGCCAAGTAGCTCCAGAGCCGGGGTGATCCTCAGCCCCTGCCCGGACTTGGCTGGCTCCCTGCGGCACGTTCCTGCTATGGGAGCCCCATCCATGAAGCCAGACGACTCTTTTGCCTCCGATTTCGCCCCTCTGCCTGCCTCTGCAGACAGCAGCTGCATAGATGTGGATGGAGGGAAGGCTGGGACTGACAGGCCAGTGAACTGTCTGACTTCTGTGCCTCTGGGAGATTCAGATGGAGAGTTGGACAGTCTGGAGGAGATGGCAAGCACATCGCAGGATCTGCCACTGATGATGAAGCTGGAACAG ctgAGGAAGTGGCAGCAGCACATACAGGAGCAGCTAAAAGCACATCAGCTGGAGGAGCTGCTTCGCCtccaggaggagcagcagaggctgCTGGGAATGGTGAATGGATCCCCGCAGTGCACAGAAG ATGACACAGAGACAACAGGGCTGCCAGGAGCAGAGTGGGGGGATAACTCTCTCCAGGGAGCCAATCATCACAGAGAGACCATGTACAGCCCCACCTTGAactgccttggggtcccccagggctCCACCAGTGGCCTTCGCCACGAGCAAGAACTCTCATCAGCAGGGAGACAGGCACGGCTACGAAGAAGTCAAAACTGTGAGGTGGTGGAGAACGAAGACGAGG GCTCGTGGAGCTCCAGAGGAGATGATGAGGAACAGAGTGCTGATATGAGCCGTTTTCATAAGCACGATAATAATGTGATACCAAGTAATGGTGTGGCTTTGACTGAGGACTTCAGAGAGGCAGATAAAGTCTTACATGACAG ACCTATCAAGCCGGGTATCGGGGGTCAGAAGAAGACGTTTGAGGAGTTGttggaggaggagctgaggcTGGAGGAGCAGAGGCTGAAGTCTGCCCGGCAACAGCAG AGCCAAGATGGAGTTGAAGCTGCCTCACAAGCTCCTCCCAAGAAGCCTTTTCTGAAGCGTGGCGAGGGCCTCTCAAGATTTACCAACAACCACAAAACCTCGCTACCAAAAATTGATGTGAAGAAGGACCCCAAACCACGCCAGGCCAGAGTAATGTCCCGCAGCAACTCTGAGCCCACAGCCATCCAGAGAGGTGGCACAAATGGCGTCCAGCGGCTTCCTGTCCAGCGTAAAACCGCCACTCTCAACCATGAAAACCGAATGAGAGGTCTCAGCTCGCCACCTCAGGACATCAGAGCTGAGAGTAAGGCGGCACGGACGAAGGTTTTGGGTAGTCATCAAAGACAGAACACAGAAGGACCTGAGTCTATTCAGACTGAAACCAAACAACATCAGCTGGGGCAAGTAAAGGAGCAGAATCACAGGAAATTAAGTCTGTCGGCTCAGGTCACGAGGAACCCAGGTCCCAATACGCAGACAAAACCTGTAACCAAACAAGTGGGCATGTTAAGAGGGCCGGAGAGAAATGATGCAGCTAGAGAGAAAAGCTGTGGCTCAAGAGTGGAGTCAACACAAGGTATAACTGAgtcaggaggaggtggagacagAGCTCCACAGGATTCGTTTGAGCTGTCGTTCCAGGAGAAGCTGCAGCGCTGGGATTGTGACCGGCAGCTGGAGAGCATGGAGCTGGGAGAGTTTGAGCTGCTGGAGCAAGCAGCTGAGGAGCTGTCCTTCTCGTCCAACTCCTCCTTTGTCATTAAG GTTCTTCAGATGGACCAGCTGGCGGCTGCCAGAGGGCTCCACCTGCGACGGCTCTCCTCCACCCCCATTAAGTCACCACCCAGAGGTGCGCGTCAGAggtgcagtagtagtagcagtaacaGCAGTGGTGGTTTAGCATGTAAAAGCAGTTCTGTGACCTCAGATGCAATCGTGGTGAAGATGAGAGACGATGCGCTCAAGAACAAAGTGAGCGTTGAAGATAAGGACAAGCAGGACAGTGGGACAGAAGACAAGCATGAGAACTACGATGTTTCATCCAGTGGGGGCTCTGAACCTGAAGACCAGGAAGTGGCGGTCAGACCACCTGTGTTTCCCAGCACCCTTTGCTTCCCTGCGCAGTCTAACCCGCCATACGACAAGCGGTCGTATCAGGACGGGGACAGCTGCAGGGATTCGGCCTCAGATGTGACACGAGGCGATGGCGGGGAGAGGGACAGCGTCCTCAGCCACGCTGATGAGTCCACTCTGATAGAAGACAAAGACGGGCAGCAGGGCAGAGTTGTGTTTGACGACGACGACACGTGGAACGACCTGGAGGATGCTGCAGTCAGCGCAGCCAGTGACAGTAGAGGAGTTAGTCCAGTTTCCAAGGCAACAGCCAATGGGATCTCACCACCGGCACGGACTCTGTTGAGGAAGGTGGCAGTGAGCAAAGTTGTGGAGCTGGATAAAGGCACAGATcctcctgcttcttcttcttctcctcctcctgcctcccagCTCATGACAAGGTTGTTCCCCTCACTGAAGCCAAAGACCCAGAATgcacctctccctcctcctcctgcggCTTCTGCTGCACCTGAGTCCAAAAAGCCAGAGGaggagacag GCCAGCAGGTCCAGTCTCGGCTGCTGAGGGAGAGACTGGCTGAGCTGGAGATCGAGATCGAGAGATTTAAGAAGGAGAATGCCGCCCTCGCTAAACTCAGACAGGAGAACGAGAAACATCAGGAAAATTTCAG GAAAGAGCGTTTGGAGTTTGAGCAGATGAAAGCAGAGGAGCTGGCCAAGTTTGAGGAGTACAAGAAAGAGGAGAACAGGAAGTTGCAGAAGGAACGCAAACTGTTTGAGAAGCATGCGTCAGCCGCCAGAGCCATGCCCGACAAGAAGGAGCGAGAGGAAATCCAG GCATTGAAGCAGCAGCTGAGCTCCCTGCAGGAGGAGCTGAGGGGGAGGGAGAGTCGCTGGGCCTCCACACACAGCCGGCTGCGCCAACAGATCGACTCCCTCAGTCAGGAGAACAGTTCTCTGCGGGATGAG ATCCGTATGTTGGAAAAACTTCGTCTCAGCGCCTGGAAGAAAAACCCTGTCACTACAGCGTCACTAAAGGACAAAGAAACCAAAGACCCGGGTCCCAGAATATCTGAGACCAATGTGACATCTGTGACCAAAGGAGTCAAATTCGCT AGTCCTCTCGACTCCAGAGGAAgaagcaacagctgcagccctcCACAGAGCAGCACTGCTGCAGCCACCAGAGGGAGCTCCAAGGAGAACTGTCAGGGTGCTGCAG CGGTGATGAAGAGCAGCCTGAGGAGACCAGCAAGGtcagtctcctcctcctcctcactgcctggcaggaggacagaggagaggtcACCACCTGCCAGCACGAGCCAAGACACCCCGCCAAACCAAGAACACTCACACAACTGCTCTCCGGCAAGACAAGACATCAatgctgctctctcctctctg AGAAGAGATTCTCCACCAAAAGAGCCAGAGTGCAGTGAGACAGAATCAGTTCAGGAGGTCATCACACACCCTGACGGGAAG ATAGAGAATGTTTTGGCCAGTGGTGATCGCCTTATCATGTTCCCCAACGGGACCAAAAAGGAGGTTTCAGCAGACGGACTGATGGTCAAAGTCACCTTTTTCAATGGGGACACCAAAGAGGTCACAGCTGACCAGAGAGTG ATCTACTTCTATGCTGACGCCCAGACGACACACATCACCTACCCTGACGGCATGGAGGTCCTGCACTTCCCCAACAACCAGACTG AAAAACATTTCCCAGACGGCCGTAAAGAAATCACCTTCCCAGACCAGACGGTGAAGAACCTGTTCCCTAACGGCAGGGAGGAGAGCGTGCTGACGGACGGGACCATCATACAAGTCAACCC GGACGGCACCAAGGAGATCCATTTCAACACTGGCCAGAAGGAGATCCACACGGCCGACTACAAGAGGAGGGAGTATCCAGACGGCACCGTGAAGACCGTTTACACAGACGGCAGGCAGGAGACCCGCTACCCCACCGGACGGCTCAGAATCAAAGACAAAGATGGCAACGTCATCGTGGACAACAGGGCGTAG